A genomic stretch from Phycisphaerae bacterium includes:
- a CDS encoding OPT/YSL family transporter gives MREDRELAEFRGIMPPPDSWESGFNLKSVFAALFIGTVMMPGSMYMGLIAGAGLGPAAQWVTVILFMEIARRAFSTMKSPEVFVLYYMAGAAITLPYTGLLWNQFLVQSDAAEATGLTRQFPTWFAPTEDVLKQRTFFHWGWAPAITLVALQQLFTRIERFGLGYILFRITSDVEKLPFPMAPVGAAGIVALAETSTGQRSWRWRVFSIGSVIGLAFGFVYVGIPAVSGTLLLEPIQPLEIPWTDLTWRTETVLPAVPTGISFDLGHYILGMVLPLWAVVGEFIGMLLTMIANPILHRAGVLTWSPGSGTIGTQFSNSLDFYFSFGIGVTFAIALIGFYHLFRSMRHRDGDSSRPDWRRLFRPPEGRGDISLWVAVAIWVGSTLTYISLCRFWLIPDFPLWILLAYGFLYTPIVSYVSARMEGVVGQYVDIPLVREAAFILSGYQKIDVWFAPIPLTNDSGNVVYFRQVELTGTRIRSVLKAELVILPIVLVAGVLFSQFIWRLAPIPSPVYPFTQKMWELQAYNMCLTYSATTEGGGLFARAFQPTYVLAGTGISVAAYAFMARFGLPVMLAYGLIRGMGGGMLPHFVIPHFVGAMIGHYFFRRRFGLQWRQYAPVLMAGFGCGMGLIGMLALGFVLVSKSVFPLPY, from the coding sequence ATGAGAGAAGATCGCGAACTAGCCGAGTTTCGAGGCATCATGCCCCCTCCCGATTCCTGGGAGAGCGGCTTCAATCTCAAGAGTGTTTTCGCGGCCCTGTTCATCGGCACGGTCATGATGCCGGGCAGCATGTACATGGGCCTGATTGCCGGGGCGGGGCTCGGGCCGGCGGCTCAGTGGGTCACGGTGATTCTCTTCATGGAGATTGCCCGCCGGGCGTTCTCGACGATGAAGAGCCCGGAGGTATTTGTCCTTTACTACATGGCCGGAGCGGCGATCACGCTGCCGTACACGGGCTTGCTCTGGAACCAGTTCCTGGTGCAGTCTGACGCAGCCGAGGCCACCGGGCTGACGCGTCAGTTTCCTACCTGGTTTGCCCCGACCGAGGACGTTCTCAAGCAGCGGACGTTCTTCCACTGGGGCTGGGCCCCGGCCATCACGCTCGTGGCGCTCCAGCAGCTCTTCACGCGGATCGAGCGATTCGGTTTGGGTTACATCCTTTTTCGGATCACGTCTGATGTGGAGAAGCTGCCGTTTCCGATGGCCCCGGTGGGTGCGGCCGGTATCGTGGCTCTGGCTGAGACGTCGACGGGGCAACGCTCGTGGCGTTGGCGAGTGTTTTCGATCGGCTCGGTGATCGGTCTGGCGTTCGGCTTTGTCTACGTGGGTATTCCCGCAGTCAGCGGCACCTTGCTGCTCGAGCCGATCCAGCCGTTGGAGATTCCCTGGACGGACCTGACGTGGCGGACGGAGACCGTACTGCCGGCCGTGCCGACGGGTATCTCGTTTGATCTCGGGCATTACATTCTGGGCATGGTTTTGCCCCTGTGGGCGGTGGTGGGCGAGTTCATCGGCATGTTGCTGACGATGATCGCCAACCCGATTCTGCACCGGGCCGGCGTGCTCACCTGGTCGCCCGGCAGCGGCACGATCGGCACGCAGTTTTCCAACTCGCTGGACTTCTATTTCAGTTTCGGGATCGGCGTCACCTTCGCGATTGCCCTGATCGGCTTCTATCATCTCTTCAGGTCCATGCGCCATCGAGATGGCGACTCCTCCCGCCCCGACTGGCGTCGCCTGTTTCGCCCCCCTGAGGGTCGCGGCGACATCAGCCTCTGGGTGGCCGTGGCCATTTGGGTTGGCTCGACATTGACCTACATCAGCCTGTGCCGTTTCTGGCTGATCCCGGATTTTCCGCTATGGATCCTGCTGGCTTACGGTTTCCTGTACACGCCCATTGTGTCATATGTCTCCGCGAGGATGGAAGGGGTGGTCGGGCAGTACGTGGATATCCCTCTGGTTCGCGAGGCGGCGTTTATTCTTTCGGGTTACCAGAAGATCGACGTCTGGTTTGCGCCGATTCCGCTGACGAATGACAGCGGCAACGTAGTCTATTTCCGGCAGGTGGAGCTGACCGGGACGCGAATCAGGAGCGTGCTGAAAGCGGAGCTGGTCATTTTGCCGATTGTGCTGGTTGCCGGGGTGCTGTTCAGCCAGTTCATCTGGCGCCTGGCCCCGATTCCCTCGCCGGTCTACCCGTTCACACAGAAGATGTGGGAGCTCCAGGCCTACAACATGTGTCTTACCTACTCGGCCACGACCGAGGGCGGCGGGTTGTTTGCCCGGGCGTTTCAGCCGACCTATGTCCTGGCGGGCACGGGCATTTCGGTGGCGGCGTACGCGTTCATGGCCCGGTTCGGCCTGCCCGTGATGCTCGCCTATGGCCTGATTCGAGGAATGGGTGGCGGCATGCTGCCGCACTTTGTGATCCCGCACTTCGTCGGAGCGATGATCGGGCATTACTTCTTCCGGCGGCGGTTCGGGTTGCAGTGGCGGCAATACGCGCCGGTCTTGATGGCCGGATTTGGTTGCGGCATGGGCCTGATCGGCATGCTGGCTTTGGGCTTCGTGCTGGTTTCGAAATCTGTGTTCCCGTTGCCGTATTGA